The genome window gatacttttgtacctgtttcctccagtatcttcacaaggtccttcgctgttgttctgggattgatttgcacttttcgcaccaaattaagttactctctaggagacagaacgtgtctccttcctgagcggtacgacggctgcgtggtcccatggtgtttatacttgcatactattgtttttacaaatgaacatggtaccttcaggcatttgtaaattgctcccaaggatgaaccagacttgtggaggtctaccattccCCCCtccccatgatatcaagcaaagaggcactgagtttgaaggtaggccttgaaatacatccacaggtacacctccaattagcctaccagaagcttctaaagccatgacataattttcaagctgtttaaagacacagtcaacttagtgtatgtaaacttctgacacactggaattgtgatacagtgaattataagtgaaatactctgtctgtaaacaactgttggaaaaatgacttgtgtcatgcacaaagtagatgtcctaaccgacttgccaaaactatagcttgttaacattacatttgtggagtggttgaaagacaagttttaatgactccaacctaagtgtatgtaaacttccaacttcgaCCGTATCATGTCATCTGCAAGTTAATGTTTTCATGGATCCCAGGACTCCTAAAAAACAGTGGTGCTTATTGCTGAATGGactatcctggttaaataaagacctGCCTTGGGCCAATACATAAACACAGTAGTGAATGGATATAATTTCTCTCAATGtcctcaaacagacacacagatacagatacaacGTCTAATAACTGATGTCCTGTATAACTTCATAAGCAAATATTAGTCTATTATTCATTCAATCAAACAACGACATTCATCAAGACAATTATTCAAACACATTATTATTTGCATCATGGATAATAAAACAGTAACACATTACCTCAAGGCTTATCATGCAAAGTTTCTGGAGGCAGAGGAAGTCTGTCTGGCAGAAAATAATTTGAATCTCTATAAAAACGTATGGGGAGTATATTTTCTGTGGAATAATACATAATGCAGCATAGACCTATATATTGGATAACATACATCTATGAACTGTACATATCAAGGGAATTTTCCAAATACACACTGTCTATCCCGCTACTACTCTCTGTGAGCGCTAAGCCGCGGGTAACCAGATATTCAAAAACCACACGTCATTCCACAATGCACCGCGCCCCTTCACTTGCATTACCTCATCCCATCAGCCAACGGGAGACCGAGAATCTTCTGGGTGGTCGTCTAGGCAACGCGCCTTATCTGGCAACAAGGAACGCCCCGCAAACGCCTGCAGCCAATGGAAGACTCCAGAGGTGACATCATGCATATTGTTAGAGAGGCAGTGGCTGCAGATAAGCTTTGCCTCCACGCTGGAAGAGTCAGTATACACACAGAGAGCTAGAAAGGCTTGCTTTGAGCAGGAATGCTGTTGAACTATAAGAACTTATAGCACTTACCGCGTCTCATTCGAAGACTGTCAAAGAACTGACAGACGCGAAAGAACGAGTTTGAATAATTTATACAGCGTTCTGAGTCAGACTATCAGTGAAGCTGAACAGAATACTTTTTCTCGGGACAAGGAGTGCGCTTACAAGTTAGAATTGTGTGTACGGGACACGATTTTATTCCAGACTCTTGGCTCGGCTTCGGAGGTTGAAAGCATTGTCTGACACAGTATGACACTTTTCTCCGAGTTTTACAAcggaaagaacgagagagaggtaacCGAAACACACATATCTTCTGTCTGAGTAGCCTACTAGAGACATTTCAAACTGAGTGTTTGGTTTATATTCTATGTCTACCAAGATGGAAACTACTTTCTACGACGACTCGCATAACGCTTTCTCCCAGCATCAGAACGCGGGCTACGGATACAACCCCAAAGCTCTGAAACACAGCATGACACTGAACCTGGCTGACCCAACCATCACACTCAAACCTCACCTACAGGCTAAAGCCAGCGATATTCTCACCTCTCCGGATGTGCAGCTCCTCAAACTTGCCTCCCCAGAGTTGGAGCGGCTCATCATTCAGTCCAGCAACGGCCTGATCACCACCACACCTACCCCGACGCAGTTCCTCTGTCCGAGGAACGTGACTGATGAGCAGGAGGGCTTTGCCGAGGGGTTCGTTAGAGCTCTGGCGGAGCTCCATCATCAACACGTCTTACCCAACGCACCTGGGGTCCCAGTCACCTCCACCGGGCAGACAAGAATCAACAACTCGACCACACTCCCACCTGTTTGCTCCGTGGCTGGGAGCACTGTTTATAACAACGTAGCCATGCACTCTGAGTCACCTGTCTACGAAAACTTGAACACTTTCACCCCGGCTGTCACCACCAACTCAGCCCCCAGTTACACCACCTCAGTGCCGGCTATGAGCTTCCCCTCTGCCCCGCCTCAGCTCCCCATCTATGGGCAGCAGTCTCATCCCCACCCCAGGCTCACAGCCCTGAAAGAGGAGCCCCAGACGGTACCTGAGATGCTCGGGGagacccctccactctctcccatcGACATGGAGAATCAGGAGAGAATCAAAGCCGAGAGGAAGCGCATGAGGAACCGCGTCGCCGCTTCCAAGTGCAGGAAGCGGAAGCTAGAGCGCATCTCCCGGTTGGAGGACAAGGTGAAGAACCTGAAGACTCAGAACTCCGACCTGGCTTCCACAGCCAACATGCTGAGGGAACAGGTAGCCCAGCTCAAACTGAAGGTGATGAACCATGTTAACAGCGGCTGTCAACTCATGCTGACGCAGCAGCTCCAGACCTTCTGAAGAGGACAGGACACTTGGGGAAGAATAGAGAAAGAGTTTGAACGAAAAGGACAGATCGTTTATAAGTGACTGGATGGCTGTTCTGTGGCTCCGTGGCATTGTGACAGGTAGAATGCGAAGTAACAGCACGAGAATGGTGGGAGGGAACcgtgactggctggctgcctcTAACCGGGTGCTTTGCGCGCCACCGTTGCGCACAGGAgttggggctccggacagagcaGAGCGTGTGAAGGAAAAGAAACAGCAACAAACAGGACAAACGGATGTTTTGTTTCGTGTTGTTTTTATTGACTGGCCATTTGTTGGCGTTGACCAAGCTGTGCTTTTATGAATGGACCTTCGTGATGATTCAGTATTATAAAAAACAAAGACAGTAGATTTGAAAACTTCCTGCGCTTTAAGGAGGCCTGTAGCCTAGTCTAAACAGATGAAATCGTTTAACAAAAGCTGCCTAACTTTTGAGTTACAATGTATTGTTTATTCTTAATTGTATTGAATTAAGTTAGAAAAAAGCTTAGTTACTTGTTTTTTTCTGAAGTTGTTTAATGGGGTTCCACTCATTGTTATTAGTTGTATATAAGATCGACTTGGAGTACAATTTGTAATAAGAAACAATATAATTTTGTATGTTCATTTTCTGAGCACTTCAGAAACAAATCAATATTTAAGAAATGTAATAAAACATATGTGAACTGAATACaatgcctctgtgtgtgttgtgaaagGGTGTGAACACTGAAACATGTTGCAACATGTTATGAGAGCAGCAAGTTATCTGTACCATGAATGCCTTATTGATCCTGAGGTTAGTGATGTTTCACAGTCAATGACCCTTTTATCTCTCTACAGCACACTAGTTAGACATTGCTGTGGGACTGAGTAATCTGGTCCTAGACCTGTGGTTATAGGTTCAACCTCTACAGCAGGGATGTAGGCCAGGAATGCCTTATTGATCCTGAGGTTAGTGATTGAGTTTCAGTCAATGACCCTTCTATCTCTAGTGTAGATTCGAGTGCAACATGAGTGGACCACCTAACACCTCAGCTCCACTTGAGTCTCACCATCTAACAAGGTTTAAGGAACACAGATACTCTGTATGTTGTGAAGTGGTCTACATTCACAGGCCTCCAGGGCAAATGCTTCTGACACACTACTATGGTTGAGGGACCTATAAAATAAATCATGATTATAACTTCAATTACTCAATCATAATACGTTTTCAATCATTTCTAAAGTTATTTTTAATGCATTGCAGCCAAAGTGTTTAGTAAATTCATAGCACAGCTGAATTGTGTCTAGTGGTGACATGTTCTGTCCCTATATTGTATCCTAAACATAACTTCCTGTTGCCCTGGTCAACATgactatttattttacctttattttactaggcaagtcagataagaacaaattcttaactaTAGGGTTGCTCACGCAGCATCTCAAGCAGGATCACTGTAAACAACAATAACACCAGAGGGATAAGCGACAGGAAGAAACATGGTGGTAACTAATGTAAACAAACatatttacaaacaaaacatttgaGTATAGGCCTATGGTTACATTGTATCTAGACATGTTATATTGAAGGGTGGGCACTGGGCAAAGTCATACAATTGTAATAAATAAGAGCATAATCATAACGTTTTAATAATAACTATCCAGCTAGATGGCAGATGAGCACCTGCTAATACAGAAACAGTAAAGaaaacatacatatatactgtatgagCAGAAAGTCTGTGATTTCCTGTAGGACTCTGAAATATTCACAAGAGGGCGACATTGCCGATGAGATGAGCACAGTTTTAAAAATCTGGGTATTTTCTCCAGTGCCAAGGCTGTAGGTTTACTGATGAAGACCATGTTTAGGACAATACAGAACAAAGAAAATCATGTTTATATTACAACAGTACTCATAGAGGAAAATATTCTGATGTTCAAGAAACAAGTAGTTGTTCACTACACAAATAAATGTTCCCTATAATTAAAAACAAGAATATCTAGAAGTATCTAGAAGATGTAATATCTACACAATGTACTACAAATATACAAACTACAAAGTAGGTCAAACTAAGATTTAAAATCTCATGAAAAAAAATACATAGGCAGCCTAACCAGAGGGCTCCTTTAAATATGTAACATGTAAATGTACAAAAATGTGTAAGTGTTTGTAATTTAGTTTTTTTATCAGCTGTTTTGTTTTTGATGACATTGAGTTTATTGCATATTTCTGGTGGTTTTCACCCACAGATTTGCAGATGGACTGGCAGATCAACTCTTTTGTCTATGTAGCTGGCTAATTGTTTTTGTTCAAATGATGGATCTGGATACTATACCAGCTTTTTTGTTTCACCTGGCTGCTAGCTCCTGATCTTTTGAAATCATATCATATTGACACAATatctgttagcaaaggtgtcagctagagatgacgtgcaggagcttgcaaggatttgtagttttgcatgatgtCTAGTTTGATGGAAATTAGCATTTTCGAATCAGAGAGAAAGTAGagccaaatatattgataaaagtaacTTTGTCCAAGAGATATTTACATtgttatcaaaacatcacgccaggatAAACACACAAGAAACACAGctcttattttaagtgtttctaaaattccctatgggaaaaataaatggtggaaaaacgattggaaccatgtccctgtttgaccgctaggtttatgggtattatgacacctccactgtggggctctatgggAGATGCAGTACTAAGAGAGAGGGCTCATAGAGAGGATGACTGACTACTAGTCtggactgtgtgtggtgtccTTTATGGCGCCCAAAGCTGCTGAGGCATCACTCAAGTGGGTGTCATATTGTTAAGGAGGTCCAGTAGGTGCACGACTCAGGCCACTACATGATCGTCACCAGACTCTTCATCAACCATCTCCCTGACCACCTTCCTATGATAAAGCCATGAACTGTACCTCTCCATCTTAGGAAAATGCATGCACTCAAAGACTTGGCCTCTATTGGTTGATctaactatagctaggctactcatgatgatgagTATTGCTTGTTTATTATTTGCTTTTGAAGCGCTTTGAGATTGTTATGAAAAGCGATACAGAAATTATTATTACTGTTCAGGTTTTATTCTGTAGGCTACTTATAAGACCTAATTGAGAAAGTACAACTAATAACAGTCTTATGGAAGAACATTGAGCCTGTATTTTAAATCAGATAAACAGACATAATATTTGACACAATATTCGAGTGGGTCAGAGACTCAAACTGATTTTTATCAGTCTGCTCCAATTTGATTAC of Oncorhynchus gorbuscha isolate QuinsamMale2020 ecotype Even-year linkage group LG15, OgorEven_v1.0, whole genome shotgun sequence contains these proteins:
- the LOC123996484 gene encoding transcription factor AP-1-like, which translates into the protein MSTKMETTFYDDSHNAFSQHQNAGYGYNPKALKHSMTLNLADPTITLKPHLQAKASDILTSPDVQLLKLASPELERLIIQSSNGLITTTPTPTQFLCPRNVTDEQEGFAEGFVRALAELHHQHVLPNAPGVPVTSTGQTRINNSTTLPPVCSVAGSTVYNNVAMHSESPVYENLNTFTPAVTTNSAPSYTTSVPAMSFPSAPPQLPIYGQQSHPHPRLTALKEEPQTVPEMLGETPPLSPIDMENQERIKAERKRMRNRVAASKCRKRKLERISRLEDKVKNLKTQNSDLASTANMLREQVAQLKLKVMNHVNSGCQLMLTQQLQTF